In a genomic window of Rhodovulum sp. P5:
- a CDS encoding rhodanese-like domain-containing protein: MFNIGAFFKDMFPPVETIQPMDAWTAAKKGKIVLIDVREAREIAASGKCKGALNVPMSMIRQKAGSGAEPFAPSNTFALYCANGARSLMAARTMKKLGYENVYNLGTFRDWVGAGLPVEK, encoded by the coding sequence ATGTTCAATATCGGCGCGTTCTTCAAAGACATGTTTCCCCCGGTCGAGACGATCCAGCCGATGGATGCATGGACGGCCGCGAAGAAGGGCAAGATCGTGCTGATCGACGTGCGCGAGGCGCGCGAGATCGCGGCCTCCGGCAAATGCAAGGGTGCGCTGAACGTGCCGATGTCGATGATCCGGCAAAAGGCGGGAAGCGGTGCGGAGCCGTTCGCCCCCTCGAACACCTTTGCCCTGTATTGCGCGAACGGCGCCCGGTCCCTGATGGCCGCCCGGACGATGAAGAAGCTGGGCTATGAAAACGTCTACAACCTTGGCACATTCCGCGACTGGGTGGGGGCCGGGCTGCCGGTCGAGAAATAG
- a CDS encoding VPLPA-CTERM sorting domain-containing protein, with translation MAFIDRFVGLLTSALVLAQPAGAALVAADWVDETAGVLGGVGFTVTGGDSHFPPVLMSDLSGSDYSYAPLKNVEVLQYRTNANISFVFDTPISNLLLYAGYWRGEFVSGFDEPASVYTLSPAFSVESGFTKSQIAGPTISIDDDVTDFDGGILSFAGPVSSLSITYTAGADLDYGQSLTFAVDLAPVPIPAGIVLMVTGVGCLGAASRRRMSQGQM, from the coding sequence ATGGCGTTTATTGACAGGTTTGTCGGGCTTCTGACCTCGGCATTGGTTCTGGCGCAACCGGCCGGCGCGGCCCTTGTTGCGGCGGACTGGGTGGATGAAACCGCGGGTGTGCTTGGCGGTGTGGGGTTCACGGTCACAGGCGGGGATTCTCACTTTCCGCCGGTTTTGATGTCCGATCTGTCTGGCAGCGATTACAGCTATGCGCCGCTGAAGAATGTCGAGGTTCTGCAATACCGGACAAACGCCAATATCTCTTTCGTCTTCGATACGCCGATCAGCAACCTGCTGCTTTATGCGGGATATTGGCGTGGCGAGTTTGTGAGTGGTTTCGATGAACCGGCATCTGTCTATACGCTGAGCCCGGCGTTCAGTGTCGAGTCTGGCTTCACCAAATCGCAAATCGCGGGCCCGACGATATCCATCGACGATGACGTTACCGATTTCGACGGCGGGATACTGAGCTTTGCCGGGCCGGTCAGTTCCCTGTCGATCACCTACACGGCCGGTGCCGACCTGGACTATGGTCAATCTCTGACCTTCGCCGTCGATCTGGCACCTGTCCCGATTCCGGCAGGGATTGTCCTGATGGTGACGGGGGTTGGATGTCTCGGCGCGGCGTCGCGTCGGCGCATGTCACAAGGGCAGATGTGA
- a CDS encoding VPLPA-CTERM sorting domain-containing protein: protein MTHILKTLAGGTALAFTLAAGYASATTVYYGEGAGNDPFPEPLLGAEALAKCDQGGGSGTCIAWEDAPEAQGGAEGDYSAAFSVVYSGNQSFGWSFDSSLVTGASNVLLPTIIAVKAANKYQIFEITGGDVSGTIDISGYQRNDISHVSFYNIAAVPLPAAGWMLIGGLGGLAAMQRRKTG, encoded by the coding sequence TTGACACACATTCTTAAGACTTTGGCAGGCGGAACCGCGTTGGCGTTCACGCTCGCAGCGGGCTACGCAAGTGCGACGACGGTTTATTACGGAGAGGGCGCGGGCAACGACCCGTTCCCGGAGCCCTTGCTGGGGGCCGAGGCGCTGGCAAAATGCGATCAGGGCGGCGGCTCTGGCACGTGTATCGCGTGGGAAGACGCGCCCGAAGCGCAGGGCGGGGCAGAGGGTGACTACAGCGCTGCCTTTTCGGTGGTTTACAGCGGAAACCAGTCCTTCGGCTGGTCCTTCGACAGCAGTCTCGTGACCGGCGCGTCGAACGTGCTGTTGCCGACGATCATCGCCGTGAAGGCCGCGAACAAGTACCAGATCTTCGAGATCACGGGCGGTGACGTGTCCGGGACCATCGATATTTCGGGGTATCAAAGAAACGACATCTCGCATGTCAGTTTCTACAACATCGCAGCGGTGCCTTTGCCTGCGGCCGGCTGGATGCTGATCGGTGGTCTGGGCGGTCTTGCCGCGATGCAGCGCCGGAAGACGGGCTGA
- a CDS encoding Crp/Fnr family transcriptional regulator, whose product MSWLSRATGLEGIEPGTAARLESLPIMRLPKGKVLFCPGEAARGFTILLSGRVEVFLIGPTGREILLYGIEPGQSCVQSTLGLLGGEDYTGEAITVTDCEAVLIPREAFLSIMDTSPVFRRFVFGAFARRLQAVMSLLERVAFQKVESRLAADLLDNAKDGTVHATHQEIATRIGTAREVVSRRLDALSKAGLVRVDRGVVTLEDPETLAGLAAQGRAA is encoded by the coding sequence ATGAGTTGGCTGTCGCGCGCCACGGGCCTTGAAGGGATCGAACCGGGCACCGCTGCCCGGCTTGAGAGCCTGCCGATCATGCGCCTGCCCAAGGGCAAGGTGCTGTTCTGTCCCGGAGAGGCGGCGCGCGGCTTCACCATCCTTTTGTCGGGCCGGGTGGAGGTCTTCCTGATCGGCCCGACCGGGCGCGAGATCCTGCTTTACGGGATCGAGCCGGGCCAGTCCTGCGTACAGTCCACCCTCGGCCTTCTGGGCGGAGAAGACTACACCGGCGAAGCGATCACCGTCACCGATTGCGAGGCGGTGCTGATCCCGCGCGAGGCGTTCCTGTCGATCATGGACACCTCCCCCGTCTTCCGCCGCTTCGTGTTCGGCGCCTTCGCCCGGCGGTTGCAGGCGGTCATGTCGCTGCTGGAACGGGTGGCCTTTCAAAAGGTCGAAAGCCGTCTTGCAGCCGATCTGCTGGACAACGCGAAAGACGGCACCGTCCACGCCACCCACCAGGAGATCGCGACCCGCATCGGCACCGCGCGCGAGGTCGTGTCGCGCCGGCTGGATGCGCTTTCAAAGGCCGGTCTGGTCCGTGTGGACCGCGGCGTGGTGACGCTGGAAGACCCCGAAACCCTTGCCGGCCTTGCCGCGCAGGGGCGGGCCGCGTGA
- a CDS encoding acyl-CoA dehydrogenase family protein, giving the protein MDFALSEEQTAIFDMARGFGADNIAPHALAWEQDGTIPKELWPKIAELGLAGIYVSEESGGSGLTRLDATLVFEALSMACPSVAAFLSIHNMCAKMLDAFGTDEQKNRFLAPALTMEKVFSYCLTEPGSGSDAAALKTRAERTNEGFALTGTKAFISGGGYSDAYIVMARTGEDGPRGISALIVEDGAEGLSFGGLESKMGWRAQPTRQVQFDGCAVPAANLLGEEGKGFRYAMMGLDGGRLNIAACSLGAAQAALDATLTYMGERKAFGKSIDQFQALQFRLADAEIELQAARTFLRQAAWKLDQGAPDATKFCAMAKKFVTEAGSRVADQCLQLHGGYGYLADYGIEKIVRDLRVHQILEGTNEIMRLITARHLLEARG; this is encoded by the coding sequence GTGGATTTCGCACTCAGCGAGGAGCAGACCGCGATCTTCGACATGGCACGCGGATTCGGGGCGGACAATATCGCGCCCCACGCGCTGGCCTGGGAACAGGACGGGACGATCCCGAAAGAGCTTTGGCCGAAGATCGCCGAACTGGGGCTGGCGGGCATCTATGTCAGCGAGGAGTCGGGCGGTTCGGGCCTGACCCGGCTTGACGCGACCCTGGTGTTCGAGGCGCTGTCGATGGCCTGCCCCTCGGTCGCGGCATTCCTGTCGATCCACAACATGTGCGCCAAGATGCTGGACGCCTTCGGCACGGATGAGCAGAAGAACCGCTTCCTCGCCCCGGCGCTGACAATGGAAAAGGTCTTTTCCTATTGCCTGACAGAGCCCGGATCGGGGTCCGACGCGGCGGCCCTGAAAACCCGCGCGGAACGCACGAATGAGGGCTTTGCCCTGACCGGGACGAAGGCCTTCATCTCCGGCGGCGGTTATTCCGACGCCTATATCGTGATGGCGCGCACGGGAGAGGACGGCCCGCGCGGGATCTCTGCCTTGATCGTGGAGGACGGCGCCGAGGGCCTCAGCTTTGGCGGGCTGGAATCCAAGATGGGCTGGCGCGCGCAACCCACCCGGCAGGTGCAATTCGACGGCTGCGCGGTCCCGGCGGCGAACCTGTTGGGCGAGGAAGGCAAGGGCTTTCGCTATGCGATGATGGGGCTGGACGGCGGACGGCTGAACATCGCGGCCTGTTCGCTGGGCGCCGCGCAGGCGGCCCTTGACGCGACGCTGACCTATATGGGGGAGCGCAAGGCCTTTGGGAAATCCATCGACCAGTTCCAGGCGCTGCAATTCCGGCTGGCCGATGCCGAGATCGAGTTGCAGGCCGCGCGCACCTTTCTGCGCCAAGCGGCGTGGAAGCTGGATCAGGGCGCGCCGGATGCCACCAAGTTCTGCGCCATGGCCAAGAAGTTCGTGACCGAGGCCGGCAGCCGCGTGGCCGACCAGTGCCTGCAACTGCATGGCGGCTATGGCTATCTGGCCGATTACGGCATCGAAAAGATCGTGCGGGATCTGCGGGTGCACCAGATCCTCGAAGGCACGAACGAGATCATGCGCCTGATCACCGCCCGCCACCTGCTGGAGGCGCGGGGATGA
- the uvrA gene encoding excinuclease ABC subunit UvrA produces MSELKFIEVRGAREHNLKGIDVDIPRDALVVITGLSGSGKSSLAFDTIYAEGQRRYVESLSAYARQFLDMMEKPDVEHIAGLSPAISIEQKTTSKNPRSTVGTVTEIYDYMRLLFARAGTPYSPATGLPIEAQQVQDMVDRVMAMEEGTRAYLLAPIIRDRKGEYKKEFLELRKQGFQRVKVDGEFYDLDEPPTLDKKFRHDIDVVVDRIVVKEGLETRLADSFRTALDLADGIAVLETAPKEGDPERHTFSENFACPVSGFTIPEIEPRLFSFNAPFGACPDCDGLGVELFFDERLVVPDAALTVYDGAIAPWRKGKSPYFRQTIEAIAAHYEFDKDTPWKNLPKFVQQVFLYGSGDEEIPFRYDEGGRIYNVTRPFEGVIPNMERRYRETDSNWVREEFERYQNNRPCHTCGGHRLRAEALAVKIAGLHVGEVVQMSIREALAWVEAAPDSLSRQKNEIARAILKEIRERLGFLNNVGLDYLTLARNAGTLSGGESQRIRLASQIGSGLTGVLYVLDEPSIGLHQRDNGRLLQTLKNLRDQGNSVLVVEHDEEAIREADYVLDIGPGAGVHGGQIVSQGTPAEIAADAASVTGQYLSGSREIAVPAERRKGNGKKITVVKATGNNLKDVTVDFPLGKFVCVTGVSGGGKSTLTIETLFKTASMRLNGARQTPAPCETIKGLTHLDKVIDIDQRPIGRTPRSNPATYTGAFTPIRDWFAGLPEAKARGYKPGRFSFNVKGGRCEACQGDGVIKIEMHFLPDVYVTCETCHGARYNRETLEIKFKGKSIADVLDMTVEDAQDFFKAVPSIREKMDALVRVGLGYIKVGQQATTLSGGEAQRVKLSKELSKRATGRTLYILDEPTTGLHFEDVRKLLEVLHELVEQGNTVVVIEHNLDVIKTADWIIDIGPEGGDGGGEIVAEGTPEEIADVERSHTGRYLKDMLGPRKVAAE; encoded by the coding sequence ATGTCAGAGCTCAAGTTCATCGAGGTGCGCGGCGCGCGCGAGCATAACCTCAAAGGAATCGATGTCGATATCCCGCGCGATGCGTTGGTGGTGATCACCGGGCTGTCGGGCTCTGGCAAGTCCTCCCTTGCCTTCGACACGATCTATGCGGAGGGGCAGCGCCGTTACGTGGAATCGCTGTCCGCCTATGCGCGGCAATTCCTCGACATGATGGAAAAGCCCGATGTGGAACATATCGCAGGCCTTAGCCCGGCGATTTCCATCGAGCAGAAGACGACATCGAAGAACCCCCGCTCCACCGTTGGCACGGTGACCGAGATCTATGACTACATGCGGCTTCTGTTCGCGCGCGCGGGCACCCCCTACAGCCCCGCCACCGGTCTGCCGATCGAGGCGCAGCAGGTGCAGGACATGGTCGACCGCGTGATGGCGATGGAGGAGGGGACCCGCGCCTATCTGCTGGCCCCGATCATCCGCGACCGGAAGGGGGAGTATAAGAAAGAGTTCCTTGAACTCCGCAAGCAGGGCTTTCAGCGGGTGAAGGTCGACGGCGAGTTCTATGACCTTGATGAGCCTCCGACGCTGGACAAGAAGTTCCGCCACGATATCGATGTCGTGGTCGACCGTATCGTCGTGAAAGAGGGGCTGGAGACGCGACTGGCCGACAGTTTCCGTACCGCGCTTGACCTGGCCGACGGGATCGCGGTGCTGGAGACCGCGCCGAAAGAGGGCGACCCGGAACGCCATACCTTCAGCGAAAACTTCGCCTGCCCGGTGTCCGGCTTCACCATCCCCGAGATCGAGCCGCGGCTGTTTTCGTTCAACGCCCCCTTCGGCGCCTGCCCCGATTGCGACGGGCTGGGGGTAGAGCTGTTCTTTGACGAACGGCTGGTCGTGCCCGACGCGGCGCTGACCGTTTATGACGGCGCCATCGCGCCGTGGCGCAAGGGCAAGTCCCCTTATTTTCGCCAGACGATCGAGGCGATTGCGGCCCATTACGAGTTCGACAAGGACACGCCTTGGAAGAACCTGCCGAAATTTGTGCAGCAGGTTTTCCTGTACGGCTCTGGCGACGAAGAAATCCCCTTCCGTTATGACGAGGGCGGGCGCATCTATAATGTCACGCGGCCCTTTGAGGGGGTGATCCCCAACATGGAACGCCGCTATCGCGAGACCGACAGCAACTGGGTCCGCGAGGAGTTCGAGCGCTATCAGAACAACCGCCCCTGCCATACCTGCGGCGGCCATCGTCTTAGGGCCGAGGCGCTGGCCGTGAAGATCGCGGGGCTGCATGTGGGTGAAGTGGTACAGATGTCGATCCGGGAGGCGCTGGCCTGGGTAGAGGCCGCGCCCGACAGCCTGTCGAGGCAGAAGAACGAGATCGCCCGGGCCATCCTGAAGGAAATCCGCGAGCGGCTGGGCTTTCTGAACAATGTCGGGCTGGATTATCTGACGCTGGCGCGCAATGCCGGGACGTTGTCGGGGGGGGAGAGCCAGCGCATTCGTCTGGCCAGCCAGATCGGTTCGGGCCTGACCGGGGTTCTGTACGTCCTCGACGAACCTTCCATCGGGTTGCACCAGCGTGACAACGGGCGGCTGTTGCAGACGCTGAAGAACCTGCGCGATCAGGGCAATTCCGTGCTGGTGGTCGAGCATGACGAGGAGGCGATCCGGGAGGCCGACTATGTCCTCGACATCGGCCCCGGGGCTGGCGTGCATGGTGGGCAGATCGTGTCACAGGGGACGCCCGCGGAGATCGCGGCCGATGCGGCCTCTGTCACCGGGCAATACCTGTCGGGCAGCCGTGAAATCGCCGTGCCGGCAGAGCGGCGCAAGGGCAACGGCAAGAAGATCACCGTGGTCAAGGCGACCGGCAACAACCTGAAGGATGTGACCGTCGATTTCCCGCTGGGGAAATTCGTCTGCGTGACGGGCGTGTCGGGCGGGGGCAAGTCCACGCTGACGATCGAGACGCTGTTCAAGACCGCCTCGATGCGGCTGAACGGGGCGCGCCAGACGCCCGCGCCCTGCGAAACGATCAAGGGGCTGACCCACCTCGACAAGGTGATCGATATCGACCAGCGCCCGATCGGGCGGACGCCGCGGTCAAACCCCGCGACTTATACCGGCGCCTTCACGCCAATCCGCGACTGGTTCGCCGGTTTGCCCGAGGCCAAGGCGCGCGGCTATAAACCAGGGCGCTTCAGCTTCAACGTCAAGGGCGGGCGCTGCGAGGCCTGCCAGGGCGACGGTGTCATCAAGATCGAGATGCACTTTCTGCCCGATGTGTATGTAACTTGCGAGACGTGTCATGGCGCCCGATACAATCGGGAAACCCTTGAGATAAAGTTTAAGGGCAAGAGCATCGCCGACGTGCTCGACATGACGGTCGAGGATGCACAGGATTTCTTCAAGGCGGTCCCCTCGATCCGCGAGAAGATGGATGCGCTGGTCCGTGTGGGCCTTGGCTATATCAAGGTGGGTCAGCAGGCCACGACGCTGTCGGGGGGCGAGGCGCAGCGGGTAAAACTGTCGAAGGAGTTGTCGAAACGCGCCACCGGGCGGACGCTCTACATTCTCGACGAACCGACGACGGGCCTGCATTTCGAGGATGTGCGGAAGCTGCTGGAGGTGCTGCACGAACTGGTGGAGCAGGGCAACACCGTCGTGGTGATCGAGCATAATCTGGACGTCATCAAGACCGCCGACTGGATCATCGACATCGGCCCCGAAGGCGGCGATGGCGGGGGCGAGATCGTGGCCGAGGGCACGCCGGAAGAGATTGCTGACGTCGAGCGAAGCCATACCGGGCGGTATCTGAAGGATATGCTGGGGCCGCGAAAGGTGGCGGCAGAGTAA
- the mmsB gene encoding 3-hydroxyisobutyrate dehydrogenase — protein MKIGFIGLGNMGAPMAANLVKAGHQVTGFDLAAPMPEGVTKAATAAEAAKGQEVVVTMLPDGSILRAVAADILKGMDKGAVHLDCSTVDVDSARAVADQAAALGVLAVDAPVSGGVGGATAGTLTFMAGGSEDAFEKVRPLFDVMGQKAVHCGPSGNGQAAKICNNMILGATMIATCEAFALADKLGLARDKMFDVVSTSSGYSWTMNAYCPAPGIGPKSPADNDYKPGFAAELMLKDLRLSQQAAEAVDADTPMGKRAADLYAEYVEQEGGRGMDFSAMLPRFVKRGRS, from the coding sequence ATGAAAATCGGCTTTATCGGACTGGGAAACATGGGCGCGCCGATGGCGGCGAACCTTGTGAAGGCCGGGCATCAGGTGACAGGGTTCGACCTTGCCGCCCCGATGCCCGAAGGTGTGACCAAGGCCGCGACCGCGGCAGAGGCCGCCAAGGGGCAGGAGGTCGTGGTCACCATGCTGCCCGACGGATCGATCCTGCGCGCCGTCGCCGCGGACATCCTGAAGGGGATGGACAAGGGCGCGGTGCATCTGGATTGCTCGACCGTCGATGTCGACAGCGCCCGCGCCGTGGCGGATCAGGCGGCGGCGCTGGGCGTGCTGGCCGTTGACGCCCCTGTTTCAGGCGGGGTCGGCGGGGCAACCGCAGGTACGCTGACCTTCATGGCCGGCGGCAGCGAAGACGCGTTCGAAAAGGTGCGGCCGCTCTTCGACGTCATGGGCCAGAAGGCCGTGCATTGCGGGCCCAGCGGCAATGGACAGGCGGCGAAGATCTGCAACAACATGATCCTTGGCGCGACCATGATCGCAACATGCGAGGCATTCGCCCTGGCCGACAAGCTGGGCCTTGCCCGCGACAAGATGTTTGACGTGGTCTCGACATCCTCGGGCTACAGTTGGACGATGAACGCCTATTGCCCCGCCCCCGGCATCGGGCCGAAAAGCCCCGCCGACAATGACTATAAGCCCGGTTTCGCAGCAGAGCTGATGCTGAAGGACCTGCGCCTGTCCCAACAGGCGGCCGAGGCCGTCGATGCCGATACGCCGATGGGCAAACGCGCTGCGGACCTTTATGCTGAGTATGTCGAACAGGAAGGGGGACGCGGTATGGATTTCTCGGCAATGCTGCCCCGGTTCGTGAAGCGCGGCCGATCATGA
- a CDS encoding enoyl-CoA hydratase/isomerase family protein, producing the protein MSDIDIRVEGRAGRITLNRPKALNALTYEMCLAIEAALDDWRDDDAVALVLMDAAGDKAFCAGGDIAVMYETGTRGDFAYGQKFWRDEYRMNAKIDEYPKPVVSLLQGFTMGGGVGAGCHGSHRVVGETSQIAMPECGIGLVPDVGGSLLLARAPGHMGAYLGTTGRRMGPADAIYAGFADHFIPEADWPDLTAELIATGDIGAVENAGQTPDRGALPGLQAAVDAAFAGETLRDVVAALRADSSDFAADTLKRLTRGSPLAIACAIEMQNRMGPGTTIREALALEYRFTHRAPEHSDFLEGIRAAIIDKDKSPRWRHTDLGAVPDEDIAAMLAPLGDEGLNLDTALG; encoded by the coding sequence ATGAGCGACATCGATATCCGGGTAGAAGGCCGCGCGGGCCGCATCACGCTGAACCGGCCAAAGGCGCTGAACGCGCTGACCTATGAGATGTGCCTTGCGATCGAGGCCGCGCTGGACGACTGGCGCGACGATGACGCCGTCGCGCTGGTGCTGATGGACGCGGCGGGGGACAAGGCGTTCTGCGCGGGCGGCGACATCGCGGTGATGTATGAAACCGGCACCAGGGGCGACTTTGCCTACGGTCAGAAATTCTGGCGCGACGAATACCGGATGAACGCCAAGATCGACGAATACCCAAAGCCAGTGGTCAGCCTGCTTCAGGGCTTCACCATGGGGGGCGGAGTCGGCGCCGGGTGCCACGGATCGCACCGGGTTGTCGGCGAGACCAGCCAGATCGCCATGCCCGAATGCGGGATCGGGCTGGTGCCCGATGTGGGCGGGTCGCTCTTGTTGGCGCGGGCACCGGGCCACATGGGCGCCTATCTGGGAACCACCGGGCGCCGCATGGGGCCGGCCGACGCGATCTATGCGGGCTTTGCCGATCATTTCATACCCGAGGCCGATTGGCCCGACCTGACCGCCGAGTTGATTGCGACCGGCGATATCGGCGCGGTCGAGAATGCTGGCCAAACCCCCGACCGGGGCGCCCTGCCCGGCCTTCAGGCCGCAGTCGATGCCGCATTCGCCGGTGAAACGCTGCGCGACGTGGTTGCGGCGCTGCGTGCGGACAGTTCGGACTTCGCGGCCGATACGCTGAAGCGCCTGACCCGTGGCAGCCCGCTGGCCATCGCCTGCGCCATCGAGATGCAGAACCGGATGGGGCCCGGCACCACAATCCGCGAGGCGCTGGCGCTGGAGTACCGTTTCACCCATCGTGCGCCGGAGCATTCCGATTTCCTTGAAGGGATCCGTGCGGCGATCATCGACAAGGACAAATCCCCGCGCTGGCGGCACACCGATCTGGGCGCGGTGCCCGACGAAGACATCGCCGCGATGCTGGCGCCCCTGGGCGACGAGGGGCTGAACCTCGACACGGCGCTGGGGTGA
- a CDS encoding glutathione S-transferase family protein produces the protein MILWGLMDSPFVRRAALALHHYGLDYDRRALSVLCDFDALSAANPLGRAPALTLDDGRVLTDSHAILEWLDATQPGPTLTVTGAGLVDMLAIEATAIGLAEKAVGRSAELRRIQPDPQTLDRIDRQISQAMAWLESRAMGTWVCDGRLTRADLALACATTYIAEKHPALTPDSYSALAAHRAFCEARSPFCDAPFSRIEATGHI, from the coding sequence ATGATCCTCTGGGGTCTGATGGACAGCCCGTTCGTCCGCCGGGCGGCACTTGCGCTGCATCACTACGGCCTCGACTACGACCGGCGCGCGCTGTCGGTCCTGTGCGACTTCGACGCGCTGTCGGCTGCCAATCCGCTTGGCCGGGCGCCTGCGCTGACGCTTGACGATGGCCGGGTGCTGACCGACAGCCACGCCATCCTTGAATGGCTGGACGCAACGCAGCCCGGCCCCACGCTGACCGTCACAGGCGCCGGGCTGGTGGACATGCTGGCCATCGAGGCAACCGCGATCGGACTGGCGGAAAAGGCCGTGGGGCGCAGCGCCGAATTGCGCCGTATCCAGCCGGACCCACAAACACTCGACCGGATCGACCGGCAGATCTCGCAGGCCATGGCTTGGCTAGAATCGCGCGCCATGGGTACTTGGGTATGCGACGGGCGTCTGACCCGCGCCGATCTCGCCTTGGCCTGCGCAACCACGTATATCGCGGAAAAACATCCCGCTTTGACCCCGGACAGCTATTCGGCATTGGCGGCGCATCGGGCATTTTGCGAAGCGCGCAGCCCGTTCTGCGACGCACCGTTCTCGCGGATCGAAGCGACAGGACATATCTGA
- a CDS encoding DUF2892 domain-containing protein, which produces MLKKNVGGIDRIARIVVGALLLAFGLLGGGHWIFVILGLVALGTGIMQTCMLYNFIGVNTCTTKD; this is translated from the coding sequence ATGCTCAAGAAAAACGTCGGCGGCATCGACCGCATCGCCCGTATCGTTGTTGGCGCCCTTCTGCTGGCCTTCGGCCTGCTTGGCGGCGGCCACTGGATCTTCGTCATCCTCGGTCTCGTGGCGCTGGGCACCGGCATCATGCAGACCTGCATGCTCTACAACTTCATCGGCGTGAACACCTGCACGACGAAAGACTGA
- a CDS encoding rhodanese-like domain-containing protein, whose amino-acid sequence MFSNWADLILKVYPYVEEIRAKDAWEFAEKGEIVLIDVREPHEIARFGKCRGAIHIPMHMTRHKANRKSPHFDPALDPAKTFAFYCENGSDAIAAARVFKKLGYENVYNMGAFREWLNAKLPVEK is encoded by the coding sequence ATGTTCAGCAACTGGGCCGACTTAATCTTGAAGGTCTACCCCTATGTCGAGGAAATCCGGGCAAAGGATGCCTGGGAGTTCGCCGAAAAGGGAGAGATCGTGCTGATCGATGTGCGCGAACCCCATGAGATCGCCCGCTTCGGCAAATGCCGGGGCGCGATCCACATCCCGATGCACATGACCCGCCACAAGGCGAACCGCAAAAGCCCGCATTTCGACCCGGCGCTGGACCCCGCCAAGACCTTTGCGTTCTATTGCGAAAACGGCAGCGACGCGATCGCCGCCGCGCGCGTGTTCAAGAAGCTCGGCTATGAGAATGTGTACAACATGGGCGCTTTCCGCGAATGGCTGAACGCCAAGCTGCCGGTCGAGAAATAG
- a CDS encoding carboxylate-amine ligase, producing MTATEPDFTIGIEEEYLLVDLDTCALAEAPKELMQACADELGDQVTPEFLQCQIEVGTRVCKTVGEAREDLRRLRATVAKHAGRFGLAPIAVSCHPMADWKQQHHTNKDRYNDLDKALAAVARRMLICGMHVHVGVPDKDQRIDLMAQLTYFLPHFLAMSTSSPFWQGVDTELASYRLTVFDNLPRTGLPPRFASWSDYERSVGVLVNLGMIGDATKIWWDLRPSARFPTLESRICDVTPRLEHTLSIAAMTQCVTRMLWRLASLNQRWRVYERFLVGENRWLAQRYGANEGLIDFGRKEVVPFVDLLEELITLVEADAAVLGCLDEINAARNVIANGTSADRQRAVHAQAVSEGKDPDDAFCAVIRALIEEYNADL from the coding sequence ATGACAGCTACCGAACCCGACTTCACGATCGGCATCGAGGAAGAGTATCTTCTGGTCGATCTCGATACCTGCGCGCTGGCCGAGGCGCCGAAGGAGTTGATGCAGGCCTGTGCCGACGAACTGGGCGATCAGGTCACGCCGGAATTCCTGCAATGCCAGATCGAGGTCGGCACCCGCGTCTGCAAGACCGTGGGAGAGGCCCGCGAAGACCTGCGCCGCCTGCGCGCCACCGTCGCGAAACATGCGGGCCGCTTCGGTCTTGCCCCGATCGCCGTGTCCTGCCACCCGATGGCCGATTGGAAACAGCAGCACCACACCAACAAGGACCGGTATAACGACCTCGACAAGGCCTTGGCCGCAGTCGCCCGGCGGATGCTGATCTGTGGCATGCATGTCCATGTCGGCGTACCCGACAAGGATCAGCGCATCGACCTGATGGCGCAACTGACCTATTTCCTGCCGCATTTCCTGGCGATGTCCACATCCTCGCCCTTCTGGCAGGGGGTGGATACCGAACTGGCCTCCTATCGCCTCACGGTGTTCGACAACCTGCCCCGAACAGGGCTGCCCCCGCGCTTTGCAAGCTGGTCAGACTATGAACGGTCGGTCGGCGTGCTGGTGAATCTGGGCATGATCGGGGACGCCACGAAGATCTGGTGGGATTTGCGCCCCTCGGCCCGGTTCCCGACGCTGGAATCCCGTATCTGCGATGTCACCCCCCGGCTGGAACACACCCTTTCGATTGCGGCCATGACCCAATGCGTCACGCGGATGCTGTGGCGGCTGGCCAGCCTGAACCAGCGTTGGCGGGTCTATGAACGCTTCCTCGTGGGGGAAAACCGCTGGCTGGCCCAGCGCTATGGCGCGAATGAGGGGCTGATCGATTTCGGGCGCAAGGAAGTCGTTCCCTTCGTCGACCTGCTGGAAGAACTGATCACGCTGGTCGAGGCCGACGCCGCCGTGCTTGGCTGTCTGGATGAGATCAACGCCGCCCGCAACGTGATCGCCAACGGGACCAGCGCAGATCGCCAGCGCGCCGTCCATGCACAGGCGGTCAGTGAGGGCAAGGATCCGGACGATGCCTTCTGTGCGGTGATCCGCGCGCTGATCGAGGAATACAACGCCGATCTTTGA